In Arthrobacter citreus, a single genomic region encodes these proteins:
- the gnd gene encoding decarboxylating 6-phosphogluconate dehydrogenase has protein sequence MKVGLIGLGKMGLNLGQNLMDHNHEVVAFDLNVAAVEEMKNLGAIGTTNLEELVKNLDTPRVLWIMVPHGVVDSVINDVRPFLSEGDIVIEAGNSHYKESIRRYNELKEHGIRFMDAGTSGGMEGARNGACYMIGGDQEAWDIVEPIFKDTSVENGYLYAGKIGSGHFLKMVHNGIEYGMMAAIGEGFEVLEKSDFDFDYEKVAKVWNNGSVIRSWLMELTENAFSKDAKLDEIRGVMHSSGEGKWTIETALDLQAATPVIAMSLLMRYRSLDNDTFTGKVVAALRNEFGGHAVEKK, from the coding sequence ATGAAAGTTGGTTTAATTGGATTAGGTAAAATGGGCTTAAATTTAGGTCAAAATTTAATGGATCATAATCACGAAGTAGTTGCATTTGATTTAAATGTAGCTGCAGTAGAAGAAATGAAAAACTTAGGTGCAATTGGTACAACAAACCTAGAAGAATTAGTTAAAAATCTTGATACTCCACGCGTACTTTGGATTATGGTACCACATGGTGTTGTTGATTCTGTTATTAATGATGTTAGACCATTCTTATCAGAGGGTGATATTGTTATTGAAGCAGGAAATTCTCACTATAAAGAATCAATTAGACGTTATAATGAATTAAAAGAACATGGCATTCGTTTCATGGATGCTGGTACTTCTGGCGGTATGGAAGGCGCTCGTAATGGTGCTTGTTATATGATTGGTGGAGACCAAGAAGCTTGGGATATTGTAGAACCAATTTTTAAAGATACTTCAGTAGAAAATGGCTACTTATATGCTGGTAAAATTGGTAGTGGACATTTCTTGAAAATGGTTCATAATGGTATCGAATACGGTATGATGGCTGCTATTGGTGAAGGTTTTGAAGTTTTAGAGAAAAGTGACTTTGATTTCGATTATGAAAAAGTTGCAAAAGTATGGAATAATGGTTCAGTTATTCGTTCTTGGTTAATGGAATTAACTGAAAATGCATTCTCTAAAGATGCAAAACTTGATGAAATTAGAGGAGTTATGCATTCTTCTGGAGAAGGAAAATGGACGATTGAAACAGCTCTAGACCTTCAAGCTGCTACACCAGTAATCGCAATGTCATTATTAATGCGTTACCGTTCTTTAGATAACGATACGTTCACTGGTAAAGTAGTTGCGGCTCTTCGTAATGAATTTGGTGGACATGCAGTTGAAAAGAAATAA